One Candidatus Aquicultor sp. genomic window, CCGCCCAATCAGTAATTGCATCGGCTGATGTCCGCTTGATAGTCTCCGTGACCCGGTCCCTTGCCTCATCTATTAGCTCGCCGCTCTCTTTTACATAGACGAAGCCGCGTGTAACGAGGTCGGGCCCAGCGACCAACTCTCCGGTTTGCTTGTTGATGGTCACGACAACGATCAAGATACCATCGCTCGCAAGTTGCTGCCTGTCTCGCAGCACGATATCACCGATATCGCCTACACCGAGGCCATCAACCAGTACTGCGCCCGCGGTAACACGCTCTTTCATCTTCGCGGAGCCATCGCCGTTAAACTCGACGACATCGCCATTATTGGCGATGAAGATTCGTTCTTTGGGAACACCCAGGTCTTGCGCAAGCGCCGCGTGACGCTTCAGGTGTCTGTATTCCCCATGAATTGGGACAAAATACTTTGGGTTTACCATATTGATGAGCAGCTTTAATTCCTCTTGCGCTCCATGCCCGGACACGTGAATGCCGGATATCGATTCATAGTAGACTTCAGCGCCACACCTGAACAGGCGGTCGATCGTCTGAAAGATCGATTTCTCGTTACCGGGGACCGCGCTTGCCGAAATTACGACACTGTCGCCTTCCCCTATGTCGACCCATTTATGCTCATTGTTAGCCATTCTTGCAAGCGCCGATAAGGGCTCGCCCTGGCTGCCCGTTGAGAGCACGCAGATCTGCTTCGGAGAGTAACGCTTCATCTCGGCCGGGTGAATAATAAGTTTCTTCGGTACTTTTAAGTAGCCGAGTTCTTCGGCGATCGCCACGTTATTCGTCATTGTGCGGCCGGTAACCGCTACTTTACGACCATATTTATGCGCTGTATCAATAATCTGTTGGATACGGTGAATGTGCGATGCAAAGCTTGCTACCACAATTCGGCCATGTGCTTGCTCAAAAATCCTGCACATATTCTCACCGACGACGCGCTCTGACGGCGTGTAGCCCGGCGTTTCGGCATTGGTGCTGTCAGACATCAGCGCAAGCACGCCTTTCTCGCGAAACGAGGCGAGCTTATCAAATGCGATCAAATTTCCGTCGATCGGCGTTTGATCTAATTTAAAATCACCGGAATGGACGATAAGGCCGACCGGTGTGTGAACCGCGATGCCGACAGCGTCGGGGATCGAATGGCTCATCCTGAAGAATTCCAACCGGAAACACCCGATGTTAACCGGATTATTCGGATGGATTTCGATAAGCTTAGTCGAGCCAAGCAGTTTGTATTCTTCTAGCTTAACTTTTACGAGCCCGAGCGTGAGACGAGTACCGTATACCTTGGCATTAACTTCCTTAAGCAGATATGGTAACGCCCCTGTGTGATCCTCGTGTCCGTGCGTTAGCACGATTCCTTTAACTTTATCCTTGTTCTTTCTGATGTACGTAAAGTCGGGTAAAACTAAATCGATGCCAAGCATTTCGTCTTCTGGGAACATAAGACCGGCATCGATAATGACAATGTCGTCACCGTACTCGACGACCATCATATTCTTGCCGACTTCGCCTAAACCGCCAAGCGGTATAACGCGCAGCCGGTGTGCGTCACTATTTTTATTTTTAGCCATACGGCCAAAATCACTCCTAACTAAATCTTAATAAAAAGAAGATTATCAACTGATTTTCTCATACTTGACCTATGAGCTTCAAGCGCAGATGAGAATTTAGAGGT contains:
- a CDS encoding ribonuclease J, with product MAKNKNSDAHRLRVIPLGGLGEVGKNMMVVEYGDDIVIIDAGLMFPEDEMLGIDLVLPDFTYIRKNKDKVKGIVLTHGHEDHTGALPYLLKEVNAKVYGTRLTLGLVKVKLEEYKLLGSTKLIEIHPNNPVNIGCFRLEFFRMSHSIPDAVGIAVHTPVGLIVHSGDFKLDQTPIDGNLIAFDKLASFREKGVLALMSDSTNAETPGYTPSERVVGENMCRIFEQAHGRIVVASFASHIHRIQQIIDTAHKYGRKVAVTGRTMTNNVAIAEELGYLKVPKKLIIHPAEMKRYSPKQICVLSTGSQGEPLSALARMANNEHKWVDIGEGDSVVISASAVPGNEKSIFQTIDRLFRCGAEVYYESISGIHVSGHGAQEELKLLINMVNPKYFVPIHGEYRHLKRHAALAQDLGVPKERIFIANNGDVVEFNGDGSAKMKERVTAGAVLVDGLGVGDIGDIVLRDRQQLASDGILIVVVTINKQTGELVAGPDLVTRGFVYVKESGELIDEARDRVTETIKRTSADAITDWAVLKADVRRALSSFIYDKIKRRPMIMPIIVEV